Below is a window of Gadus chalcogrammus isolate NIFS_2021 unplaced genomic scaffold, NIFS_Gcha_1.0 GACHA065, whole genome shotgun sequence DNA.
aaagaacgaccaagcaccctgtgtgcgtgtttgtgtgtatgtgaaagctgaagaaataaaccgaggtcgctacatctctttgctgctgcctgctggcagtctcactaggccgtctgcatgtttcacaaatagagtttggagcagtggaggcttctataagactacaggtgaagcagtgcttcaccaaaaatttttaaaaaataaataaaccaacaatactatcgaatactgccaaaatggtggtgcccacgatttccccgccccaacaacgtcaacacccggaactctattgcagccattgcagccaatgagctcgagttgaaaaagaaaatagcttacagcacgtggtttcactcaggtaaattgtatcgccttcaccgtttgctagttgataattagaccttttttttaaggtttgtattaagctgtttcgattttgtagaaagagaaaagatttcggccgtgtcataacacggtcgttgtgtataaagggaagacgtagcggttacgtttttagctgctgggtagacttcagtcaacctatcgccgttttgtctgcGAGCAACCATATGACTCGTGGGTGGTCTCCTTTTAATCGTggtaatctaagctttccaacggtgtatggcatgactatatgtacccaggggtcgttgaaataataagctgattaatgtgtgttttgtaacgatagctaggcgcggctaacgacactgtttacaatgagtaagggcatacgtcgcatacctgcaaacttgttgcttttcggcgaccatcaacgttttcttggacaatttgatgtggatatgtgttgatttgggtaaatgtgactgtttagacaacagctgatgcgagagtaagtgtaacataaagcaatttggcgaccgtgttaatctcttgttgcATGGGATGCGCTGCATACCTGGTAGACAGTAGCTAATTTCTAACAACATAGATAACAATCTGGCGAGCGTGTTGTCCACCTAGGCTAAAacaccaacagcacatttctgtataataaagggctacatattgtcaatctaaatgatctgcttgttgtactcatgtattcatgttttactgtaccagatggaacatggaggagcctacacatcagtgcaccgtgtgcgacaagacattcagtgaaaagtccaaactggcgagtcatctgaagatccatgcagacgccagggagacctttacctgtgatgtctgcgggaagagcttggccactaaaccatcgctggtcagccatcaacagctacaccagtaccccaacatcattttgtaccggcaaggagaggccaggctgtactgtacagaggcagcaaggtctgtggcagaggcccgcagcagcactgttgttgaccctaaatggctggatctcaagacagcagaggcggctgccaagaggtcgggggctgagctgtggaaaggtcagctggtcatcacgttcgggtagtacgccggtcagaccttcaggtggcttgtggagaatgatgtcggctggctggtgtggctgctgttccagtactgccagcagggagagcagaacgagctgctgaagtggcagaaggagcgactgctccttcggccacaaggtgactcctcacctgaaagtgctgtcggacgcaccgttcccggaggctcctgcgctgccaacatccctccctccgccagaccggcctcaggtccagtaccggctcatccatcacgaggctggaaagagacgtggtgagaagcggaggtaagttgtcataagcactttgtttcacctgttggctgtggaaagcaaatagcacacacgtcatatcaatactgatcacatgtgtatt
It encodes the following:
- the LOC130378070 gene encoding gastrula zinc finger protein XlCGF8.2DB-like, coding for MEEPTHQCTVCDKTFSEKSKLASHLKIHADARETFTCDVCGKSLATKPSLVSHQQLHQYPNIILYRQGEARLYCTEAARSVAEARSSTVVDPKWLDLKTAEAAAKRSGAELWKGQLVITFG